From Priestia aryabhattai, one genomic window encodes:
- a CDS encoding DUF1540 domain-containing protein encodes MAQGVLCEVNECMYWKSGNKCSAESIYVVSPESSHHVSDTEEPGCKTFEPAR; translated from the coding sequence GTGGCCCAAGGTGTATTATGTGAAGTGAATGAGTGTATGTATTGGAAATCCGGAAATAAATGCAGTGCAGAGTCCATTTACGTTGTGAGTCCTGAAAGTAGTCACCATGTTTCTGACACGGAAGAACCTGGCTGTAAAACTTTTGAACCGGCGAGATAA